CGTCAGCGGCACGTCGGGACGCAATGCGGCAAGGCCGGACACCGCCGCGAGATCGTGCTTGCCGACCGGGATTGGACTGCGAGGAAAGGGCCGCCCCAGACGGATCAACTATAAGTTGTTTATGAGCATGCTGTATGCGACAGCCGGTCGCAACGGATGCCTCATTGTTCGAGCGGTGGTTTTTCAAAAAGACGCGTGGGCTCGGATTTTCAATCCAGCGCGTGCCTGGCGCAATGAGGACATGAATCCGCAAAGATGGTATGAACGCGCCTCGCCCGGAACCGTCGGGCGGGAAGGCTGTGGCCATCATGAATCTGATGGGGTCCCTCCCGAACCGAACGGCATCGATGTGCCAGAGTGGTAGGTGTCGCCACCACTAGAGGAACGGAGGGACCCGAAATGAATGTTACGACATACGGCCTTGACATCGCAAAGTACGTATTCCACTTGTACTGGGTGGACGGCGAGACCGGCGAGATTGGGAGCCGGCGCTTTGGGAAACAGGCACTTATCGAATTCCTCAGCCAGCGCAAGCCGGGTCAGGTGGCACTGGAGGCCTGCGGCAGCGCTCACTGGTGGGCTCGCCGAATCGCGTCGCTGGGCCACGAGGTCAAGTTACTGCATGCCAGGTTCGTGCGCCCATTTGTCCAGACCAACAAGACGGACGCTGCTGACGCGCGAGCGATCTGGACTGCGGCGCAGCAACCAGCCATGCGAACGGTGGAACCCAAGACCGAGGATCAGCAGGCGGTCCTGTCGCTACATCGTATGCGCGCACTATTGGTCAAAATGCGCACCATGCAAGTCAATCAACTACGCGGCTTGCTGTATGAGTACGGCACACATTTCAAGTCCGGGCGCAGAGCTGGCCTGGCGGAAATCCGGCAGCATCTTGACCAGGTCGAAGAAGTGGTGCCCGGCTGTCTGTTTAACCCAATGCTCGACCAACTCAGTCGCATCGATGACCTGGACAAGCAGATTGCTGGTCTGGAGCGGCAATTGACTGACTGCCAGAAGCGCTAGGCGGACTGTCAAACGATCGCCGCCATCCCAGGCATTGGCATGCTCACGGCAACTGCGCTGGTTGCTACAGTTGGAGACGCCAAAGCCTTCAAGTCGGGACGGGAACTGGCCGCCTTCCTCGGCCTGGTACCACGCCAAACCGGAACAGGGGGTAAGGTCCGACTCGGAGGCATTAGCAAGCGCGGCGATGTATACCTGCGCACCTTGTTGATTCACGGAGCGCGCACCGTGCTATTCCGATCGAAAGAAAAGGGACTCTGGTGCGAGCATCTGCGTCAGAGACGACCAGCAAACGTCGCAGCAGTGGCGATAGCGAACAAAATGGTTCGCACTGCCTGGGCGCTACTGGCGCACGGAACTGAATTTGAAAAGGACCACGCGTCAATGAAGCCGGCGTAGCTCCAGGCCCGGCTCCTCTGATGCGCGGCCACTGATCTGGCGCGACGAATGCTCCTCAGCAGGTTGCGATGGTAAGCGTACTGATGATGGCGTGACAGGTTGGACCGCAAGAGCGCAAGCCTGCTTTGGTTCTGGTGCTTCGAGCACGTCGCGAAGATGAGGGCGTTCCTGGCGAATTCCATCAGGGCCCGCAGGCATGGCCTGCACGATGAGGCCGGATATAAGTCTGCAACCAACCCCTTGTCAAGCTTGACCCTGGCGTTTACCTGGCAAGACGGGGCGCGTTCATATAAGAACCATAAAAAATGCCGCTCAGTCCGGAAGACTGAGCGGCATTCGTGAAGCGAACTTCTGTAGGGTGACTCGTGTTGCCGTGGCTTAAACCGAACTCGGCCGCCACTTCAGCAAACGATTCTCCACGGCGGTCAACAGATAGTCGGCGGCGAGCGCGACCACCGCGAGCACGATCATCGCCGCGAACACGCCGCTCGCATTGAACGCGCCCTGCGCGGTGGAGATCAGCAAGCCGATACCCTGCTTCGAGCCGAGAAACTCGCCGACCACCGCGCCGACCAGCGCGAAGCCGAAGCTCACGTGCAGGCTTGCGAGAATCCAGCTCAGCGCGGACGGAATCACGACCGAGGTGGTCACCTGGCGGCGCGACGCGCCGAGAATCTGCGCATTGGCGATCATGTAACGGTCCGCTTCGCGCACGCCCTGGAACGCGTTGGCGAACACGACGAAGAACACCATCACGACAGCGAGCGCGACTTTCGACGCCATGCCGAGCCCGAGCGCAATCACGAACACCGAGCCGAGCACGACGCGCGGAATCGAGTTGGCGATCTTGATGTAGAGGCTGAACACGTCGGAGAGCAGCTTGTTGCGGCCCAGCACGATGCCGCAGAAGATGCCCGCGACCGAACCGATGATGAAGCCCAGCCCCGTTTCCTCGAGTGTGACCCATACCTGCGTGAGCAGCGGCCCTTGCGAAGTGCCGTTCACGAACCAGTCGACGATCTGTTCGAAGATCGCGCTCGGCATCGAGAAAAAGAACGGGTCGATCCACTTCTGGCGCGCGGACAGTTCCCAGCCGCCGAGCACGGCCACGAGCACGAGAATGCGCAGCGAAATCACGAGGACCTGGCGCTGGCGGATCTTCTTCTGCGCGATACGCTCGACGTGAGCGAGCGACGCGGGGTCGATGCCCGAAGGCATCATCTGTTGAGAGGGTGTAGACATGTTTGCCGTTCCTTGATTAACCGATCTGCACTTCTTCGCGCAGGTCGTGCCAGATATCGCGCGAAATTTCGATGAAACGCGGGTCGTAGCGGATCTCCGACGTGACGCGCGGTCGCGGCAGATCGATTTCGTAGACTTTCTTCAGCGTGGCGGGCCGTGCGGTCAGCACGAACACGCGGTCGGCGAGCGCGATCGCTTCTTCGAGATCGTGCGTGACGAACACGACCGAGCCGACGCCGCCCCACAATTGCAGCAGTTCGTCCTGCATCAGCGTGCGCGTTTGCATGTCGAGCGCCGAGAACGGCTCGTCCATCAACAGGATTTCCGGCTTGTTGATGAAGGTCTGCGCAAGCGCGACGCGCTTGCGCATGCCCCCGGACAATTGATGCGGATAGTGCTTGCCGAACTTCTCGAGGCCCACGCGGCGCAGCCATTCGTTCGCTTCGTCGTAGGCGGCCGACTTCGAGCGGCCGCGATAGAGCGGACCGGCCGCGACGTTGTCGAGCACCGAGCGCCACGGGAACACCGCGTCGGCCTGGAACACGAAGCCGATGCGCGGATCGATGCCGTCCACGGGCGCGCCCATCACGCGCACTTCGCCGGTCGTCGGCTTCAGCAGGCCGGTGATCATGCTGAGCGTGGTGGACTTGCCGCAGCCGGTCGGGCCGACCACCGCGACGAATTCGCCGCGTGCCACCGACATGCTGAAGTCGCGCAGCGCAATCGTGGCCTTGCCGTCCGGGGAAATGAAACGGCACGAAACGTTGCGCATCTCGATCGCTGGCGTCTCGCGTGACATAGGTTGATTCATCGGCGGTTGCCTCGCAGTTCTGTGAATATAAAAAAGCGTTACTTCGACGCGGTCTTGACCGGCGCCGACACGTAGTCGTTGGTGTAGGTCTTGGCGAGATCGATGTGCTTGCCCTTCACCGACGGATTGAATGCGGAGAGCACCTTCAGCACCGTATCCGGGCCGTCGGCGGGCATCTTGCCGTCCTTCGTGAACATCGGCAGCGACGCCTTCAGCGCGCTCACGTACAGATCCTTGTTGTTTCCGTAGTAGTCCTTGGGCATCTGTGCGGCGATGTCCTCGGCGCTATGCGTCGCGATGAAGTTGAGCGTCTTCGCGAATGCGTGCGAGAGTTTCGCGGCATCGTCCTTGTGCGCTTCGACCCAGGCGCGCTGCACGTAGAAGCTCGAAGCGGGGTAGGTGCCGCCGAGCGCCGCGCGCGTGCCTTCCACGTTGCGCATATCGACCAGCACCTTCGCGTCGCCGGTCTTCAGCAGTTGCGAGACGGTCGGCTCGGTGGTCATGCCGGCGTCGATGCGGCTTTGCTTGATCGCGGCGATAAAGCTGTTGTCCGCGCCGACCGGCAACATCGTGTATTGCGTGGACGGCACGCCCGCGCGCTGCGCGAGGTACTGCGTGAGGAAGCTCGTCGACGAACCGAGGCCGGTCACGCCGAGCGTCTTGCCTTTGACGTCGGCCATGCTCTTGAGCGAATCAGCCGACTTCGTCGAGACCATTTCGACTTCGCCCGGCACCTGGCCGAAGATGACGAGCGCCTGCACTTCCTTGCCCTTGCTCTGCAGATCGATCGTGTGATCGTAGAAGCCGACCACGCCCTGGACCGCACCCGCGAGCAGTTCGTTCTCCGCATCGACGCCGGCCGGTTGCGACAGGATCTCGACGTCGAGGCCTTCATCCTTGAAATAGCCGAGCTGCTCGGTGAGCTTGGCCGGCAGATAGATGATCTTGGTGGCGCCACCGACCATGATCGTGATCTTCTCGGCGTGCGCGGCGGCCGAAGCGGCGGCAAGGGCGAACGCAACACCTGACACAGCGGCAATCTGGCGCAAGGTACGCATGAGACAGTCTCCTAAAGTGTGATCGCCGCGGCCGAGGCATGGCGGCGCTTTTCTGGGTGGATGGCGGCGATTATAGAAACGCGAAACCTTCTGCCAGCTTTCGGGGTTTGGCGTAAAACATGGGTGTTAACCCGACGGTGCGCCGACGGTGCGCCGAAACCGCGCGCGTATTGCCGCTGCGCTCGCGGCAGGCGCCGTGCGTATGCGGCAAATCACGCAGCACGCGCGCAGACCCTTTGTTTTAAG
The genomic region above belongs to Paraburkholderia sp. HP33-1 and contains:
- a CDS encoding ABC transporter permease, which translates into the protein MSTPSQQMMPSGIDPASLAHVERIAQKKIRQRQVLVISLRILVLVAVLGGWELSARQKWIDPFFFSMPSAIFEQIVDWFVNGTSQGPLLTQVWVTLEETGLGFIIGSVAGIFCGIVLGRNKLLSDVFSLYIKIANSIPRVVLGSVFVIALGLGMASKVALAVVMVFFVVFANAFQGVREADRYMIANAQILGASRRQVTTSVVIPSALSWILASLHVSFGFALVGAVVGEFLGSKQGIGLLISTAQGAFNASGVFAAMIVLAVVALAADYLLTAVENRLLKWRPSSV
- a CDS encoding ABC transporter ATP-binding protein encodes the protein MNQPMSRETPAIEMRNVSCRFISPDGKATIALRDFSMSVARGEFVAVVGPTGCGKSTTLSMITGLLKPTTGEVRVMGAPVDGIDPRIGFVFQADAVFPWRSVLDNVAAGPLYRGRSKSAAYDEANEWLRRVGLEKFGKHYPHQLSGGMRKRVALAQTFINKPEILLMDEPFSALDMQTRTLMQDELLQLWGGVGSVVFVTHDLEEAIALADRVFVLTARPATLKKVYEIDLPRPRVTSEIRYDPRFIEISRDIWHDLREEVQIG
- a CDS encoding ABC transporter substrate-binding protein; this encodes MRTLRQIAAVSGVAFALAAASAAAHAEKITIMVGGATKIIYLPAKLTEQLGYFKDEGLDVEILSQPAGVDAENELLAGAVQGVVGFYDHTIDLQSKGKEVQALVIFGQVPGEVEMVSTKSADSLKSMADVKGKTLGVTGLGSSTSFLTQYLAQRAGVPSTQYTMLPVGADNSFIAAIKQSRIDAGMTTEPTVSQLLKTGDAKVLVDMRNVEGTRAALGGTYPASSFYVQRAWVEAHKDDAAKLSHAFAKTLNFIATHSAEDIAAQMPKDYYGNNKDLYVSALKASLPMFTKDGKMPADGPDTVLKVLSAFNPSVKGKHIDLAKTYTNDYVSAPVKTASK